CCGGACAAGGAAGTGTTTCAAAGTTTTGCCCACGCACAGGTATCGGtcacgaatgaaattttcaaccaTCTGAACTGTCCCCGGTTTATCTTCTGCCCGACGGAGTATTGTAGCACACGTGCCTCGCCTACAGTCAAGCAGTCCGAGTATCTGAACACGCTCGGTTCGAAACTGGTAAAAGCAATCGACATCCTGTGGACCGGACCGAAGGTAATCTCCAAGGTGCTAACGATCGAATCTATCGAGGAGATCACGGAGGTGCTGAAAAGGCCACCGGTCATATGGGACAACCTGCACGCGAATGATTACGATCAGAAGCGCGTATTCTTAGGACCGTACAGTGGACGATCGCCGGAGCTGATACCGCTGTTGCGGGGCGTCGTAACGAATCCGAACTGTGAGTTTCACGCTAACACAATCGCCATTCAGACTTTGGCATTCTGGAGCAAGTGTAGTGCGGATACGAAGATTGCCAGTTCACTTTCGCCCGACATTAAGCTCGAAACCGAGAATGAGCAGGGCATCTGTGAGGGTGATGCACCGGCGTTTCTGTCCGACAACGTATACCATCCACGGTTGGCACTCAAAAATGCGATCGCTAACTGGTTGCCGGAGTTTTTCCAGGAAAAAGAAGCATGGGGACCTATCACCAAACCTCAACCGGCTGTGACAAGTAAGTGCACGCGCTTTAGCAACGTATTCCTTTTTAATACAATCTCATTTTTGTGGCGTTCTCTAGTGGTGATGCCCATCATTCCTATCATACCGTCGGTAAATACCTGCATGACGTTAACATCGACCAGcacaaccacaaccaccacTGCCACGGTCCTTCCGATGCCGGAGGTCAATACTACCCAGCTGCAGCTGTTTGCCGACGTATGCAGCACCGTGACGAATGTGGCAGAATCGCTACCCAATCCCATCATGAACTCGCTGGTTTCCGCCACGAAGGTTGTCACCAATGAATCTCTGCCGAATCCGGTGGCTGCTGCAGTGAACCACATTGCCATTCCGCCGACGATTCCGATCTCCAGTATTGCGGTTCCGCTATTAAACATCAAACCGTTAGAAATCGAAGGTACGACCGGTTGTAGCGAGCAGGTCGCCAGTGTAGATATGGATAAAGCTAATTCGAACGAAGGTTCCACCGTGGAGACCCCATCCGGTACGGTGCCTGCTCTCGACGGCGATGCGGTCATACATGACGAATCTACCGAACAACGGACAGTCCCAGATGATCAGTCACAGACGATTGCGGAAGAGGATGGTGGTTCAGAGCAGGAGGAAAAGATGCAGGAACTAGATGAAAACGAGGTGAAAATGGTTGATGCAACCGAAGAGCCGGATGATAAGATGACGGTAAGCGATGAACAGGTGCCAGTTAACCAGCCGCCGGTGTTGGATAAAATGGTCGACGAAGACGATGGTAAGACCGATGTTGTGTTCAATTCGGCTTGTCCCGTCACCGAGACCGGCACATCCGTTGTGCCGGAACCGATGGAATGTGGTAGCAACTTAACCTCTCCCAGACATCAGCTGAAAAGCCAATTCGATGACATTGTGATGTCGGAAACAACGTCGGTAAGTATTTAGAATAGAAAGATAATTAACAAGTACTAGAACGAATATTGCTTTTACAGACTTGCTCCGGAACGATGCAGGTTGAAAGTTCCGACACATCGTTAGAAATGGCCGAAGACAAGTGAGTAATTGAAGGGCCGTGTGTAGCAGAGcaataattgaattattcatgtcatttttttttcagaaatgGTTGCGAAAAACAGATTACGGCTGTAGATATAATGTTGCTGTGTGATCTTTTCTATCTTCCCTTTGAGCATGGTTCGAAAGCGTTACAACTGTTGAGTGAGTTTTACTGGCTTCGAAACAATGCGTACGTGTTGTGCGCGCAGCGTACTAATCGTGGTGGGAAGCAGCGTACATCAAGCACTGCCAGCGGAAGCAGCCTTGGAGGCACGACTTCTACGGAGGGCTCTACCATACCTCTGAGCGAAGATATAACAGAAGCATCCAACGGTCCAACGATTGATGGGCGCGATCTGACCAAGTGCGATGCCCAGGAATGGCTTCGACGTTCCGAAACTTTTCAAAACCTATGTCAAAGTATTTTTCTATTAACAAAAAAGATATCTCGCTGCGCAAACAAGGAGTTATGCTACGATCTCTTTTCGTACGTTTGGGACATTGCTAGCGTGTTATCGCTATTAAGCGCTTTCGTGAAGTGGTTGTCGATGGGAAATTTTCCGCCCAATATCAATTCCTTCAACCAAGGCGGTTACAATTGTGAGTATTATTGTTGTGATGGTGTCTCATAAACGTTACAGAGTTCGGAAATGTATAATTAATGTAAATGTATATATTAATCCACTTTCAGGGTTTAGCAAAGGTTGGAAGGAAACGTTCATGTCCGGTGACCAGGAACCGTGGATCTTTCGTGGTGGTTTGGTAGCCGATCTGCAGCGGTTGATACCGCTGGATGCAGCAAATGATTTGTTTCTGTACAAAACACCCGAAACGTCTTCCGTTCGCCTATACTCGATTCGTCCATACACGTTCAGCGACGAGGCCACCCTATACGATATCTGTCACAAAACGGCGAACGATGGCGATGTGTTAGATGATCGTCCAACGCAGAGTACACTCGCACAGCTGATAGCGGATCGTTATCTGGGTCCGTTCCTAACGATGGCGCCCGAATTTTGTATGGTGATCGAGGATCACAACGAGCAGATCGTAGGTTACGCGTGTGCAGCATTGGAAACAAAAACGTTTATCCGAAACATGGAGCACTGTTGGATACCGGAGATGTGTTTAAAGTATCCTGTTTCACTTGCCTCGCCGGACCAGGTAGGCAGCAGTGTTGTAGTCAATCCTGAAGAAATTTCGCCTACGGCTGCGGGAAAAGCATCACAGATGGTGTGTGATagtattcattattttcataaCTTTCAAAACGAATATCCAGCCGCTGTGCTCGCCAAACACCCGACGCTGATGTGTTGCCGTATTTTGAAGGAGCATTTTCTGGAGGATGAGACTGTGTGCAAGCGCGTCGTGACGGTACTGCTGGCGGCTTTACGCTGCTACGGCACTTCGTTTGGTGTGCACGTGTGCATCAATCGGAACGATCGGTTTCTGTATCAGTTTTACGCGAAACTTGGTTTCATAGAGATTCCGGCAACAGAGCCCGACACAAACCTGTATATGGGGAGAAATTTCTAATAACTTCGATTGCCGCACCGATGCACTTTTCACATCAGAACCAATACAGCTCTTTCCCACAGTGTAATTTTTCGCGGTGGTGTCCTATAGCGCTACCGATGGTTTGTCAGAATTCATTATTTCGATTGCATTGTACTTAGCATTTCGCCGTATTTTGCACGGAAATTACGGATCTTTAGACAATGCAAACACATATGTAATCATCGACAGCGAGAACATTGCTtcctccttccttcctttAAAATGCATCCTATCGCGCATGTGGAATATCAGTTAGTGTAACGGAGAATGGCTTAATAAATGCATGTAATACATGGTACGACGTTCAACGGAAAGTGAAGATATATTCGATTTTGTCATGATGACTCATCGACTGGCTCATCGTTGTATCTTCGACCGGCTGAGAAATGAACACATCGCGCCGTTCCCAAGTACACCATCGAAATATAATTTTCTCACTGTAGTTCTCGTGGTTCATAAATGTTACTCATCGGTTTACGAAGCGCTTTATTTAGATTGCCACTTTGAAACATAGGTAAGGATTCctgttttaaaacaaaaactcaatATTTCCTGCAGGTCTCCTTGTATCCAACACGATACATGTCCCGCGTTTCCTTCCCTTCGAACAACTGCTTCTTTTGTGTAGTTTGTTCTCAATCATCTGTCTTTCATCGTTCTGCGTTTCAACTTGTTTAGATATCAGTGATACAGTTCATCTAAGAAATTTTTATCGACAAAAGTTCAATCATTACCATGCTACACCAGTTGCAGAGCCAAACGACACGATGAGTATGTAAAAGATGATAAACTATTGAGGATCAGCACTAGCTTATTATATCTCCCATTTCGGCTCTTTCATCTTCCTCACTGGCTATACAACCGTTATCAATGTTGGCATACATTGCTGAACGTGTGGCGCGCACTGTGTGATTTGAATTATCCATAGTTGAAGTTTTGTGTGTGAGGATTTGCTTTGCCGGTTACACTATTTGACCGGTTAATTTGGACTGCATACAACACATTGAACACCACATTCCGATAGACTTTCCGTTTAGGCCACACCGGTCTCTAGGTTCCGGCGGCAGACGATCCACTGTAGTTATCACTGTGCGCCTTTTTCAAATGGTAGATTCCGATAGAACGTGATAATAAAAACTAGCAAGTGAACGAATGCCGTCGCTGCAGGTAATGGTAATCAGGCGGTGTGGCGTGAACGAGGCGTCTAAGCTGTTCGGTGGCGTTAAACGTGTTAAGGAACGAATATTATTTGCGCCAggatataacaaaaaatcaaccctTGGAGTTCTACGCAATCCTACGAAGGGCTAAACTAAACGTAAGTACACCATCAGcatgaataaaatcatcccCTATCCGTGGGTTTCAGTTTCTAGTCTCATTTCGTTGCACACCGTTTACGTTTGCTCATTTGTTGAACCAGTTTGCAATGCTTCTTACTGCGTTACACATGTGGCTACAACGTGCATCTCGCCGTAAGTACGTAAAAGTCGCACTGGAAACTGATTTTGTTCAATCTGAATGTGTGAGATAAAAGTGCAAACGGACCCGTCATTAGCGACAAATTAAACCACTTTTGCACTGTTCTGTCGCATATTTGTTTCTCGTgctatagttttgttttttttttgttaacttcTTCCTATCCTTCCAAGAATTAATTACTCTTAAAACTACAAACATACCACCGTTTACCGCTCGCGCTTAAAGTCA
The Anopheles moucheti chromosome 2, idAnoMoucSN_F20_07, whole genome shotgun sequence genome window above contains:
- the LOC128299171 gene encoding protein O-GlcNAcase translates to MAETVTDAPTEPTLPEINLHENSSNIAGATTNTTNDPELLSEEVKVTGSIHTPAEGFICGVVEGFYGRPWTTEQRKDLFRKLKHWGMDSYIYAPKDDYKHRAYWRELYTVEEADHLTGLITAALDQGINFYYALSPGLDITYSSAKEVSVLKRKLDQVSQFGCKAFALLFDDIEPDMSKPDKEVFQSFAHAQVSVTNEIFNHLNCPRFIFCPTEYCSTRASPTVKQSEYLNTLGSKLVKAIDILWTGPKVISKVLTIESIEEITEVLKRPPVIWDNLHANDYDQKRVFLGPYSGRSPELIPLLRGVVTNPNCEFHANTIAIQTLAFWSKCSADTKIASSLSPDIKLETENEQGICEGDAPAFLSDNVYHPRLALKNAIANWLPEFFQEKEAWGPITKPQPAVTMVMPIIPIIPSVNTCMTLTSTSTTTTTTATVLPMPEVNTTQLQLFADVCSTVTNVAESLPNPIMNSLVSATKVVTNESLPNPVAAAVNHIAIPPTIPISSIAVPLLNIKPLEIEGTTGCSEQVASVDMDKANSNEGSTVETPSGTVPALDGDAVIHDESTEQRTVPDDQSQTIAEEDGGSEQEEKMQELDENEVKMVDATEEPDDKMTVSDEQVPVNQPPVLDKMVDEDDGKTDVVFNSACPVTETGTSVVPEPMECGSNLTSPRHQLKSQFDDIVMSETTSTCSGTMQVESSDTSLEMAEDKNGCEKQITAVDIMLLCDLFYLPFEHGSKALQLLSEFYWLRNNAYVLCAQRTNRGGKQRTSSTASGSSLGGTTSTEGSTIPLSEDITEASNGPTIDGRDLTKCDAQEWLRRSETFQNLCQSIFLLTKKISRCANKELCYDLFSYVWDIASVLSLLSAFVKWLSMGNFPPNINSFNQGGYNWFSKGWKETFMSGDQEPWIFRGGLVADLQRLIPLDAANDLFLYKTPETSSVRLYSIRPYTFSDEATLYDICHKTANDGDVLDDRPTQSTLAQLIADRYLGPFLTMAPEFCMVIEDHNEQIVGYACAALETKTFIRNMEHCWIPEMCLKYPVSLASPDQVGSSVVVNPEEISPTAAGKASQMVCDSIHYFHNFQNEYPAAVLAKHPTLMCCRILKEHFLEDETVCKRVVTVLLAALRCYGTSFGVHVCINRNDRFLYQFYAKLGFIEIPATEPDTNLYMGRNF